In Vibrio sp. STUT-A11, a genomic segment contains:
- a CDS encoding inorganic phosphate transporter: MDILANYGTVLIIVAAIFGFMMAIGIGANDVANAMGTSVGSKALTVKQAIIIAMIFEFAGAYLAGGEVTDTIRKGVIETSLFAHQPDVLVYGMMSALLAAGTWLLLASYMGWPVSTTHSIIGAIIGFACVSVGTEAVDWGSVQGIVGSWIITPVISGFFAYVIFVSAQRLIFDTENPLFNAKRFVPVYMFITTMVIALVTIKKGLKHVGLHLTNGEAWMWAAVVSALVMAGGYFYIQKKFANREDDHSFSGVEGIFSVLMVITACAMAFAHGSNDVANAIGPLSAVVSTVEHMGEITAKSTIAWWILPLGGIGIVVGLATLGHKVMATVGTGITELTPSRGFAAQLATACTVVLASGTGLPISTTQTLVGAVLGVGFARGIAALNLGVVRNIVASWIVTLPAGALLAVVFFYGIQAMFA, encoded by the coding sequence ATGGATATCCTTGCGAACTACGGCACTGTCCTGATTATTGTTGCAGCGATTTTTGGTTTCATGATGGCAATTGGTATTGGCGCGAACGACGTTGCCAATGCGATGGGTACATCGGTAGGTTCAAAAGCGTTAACCGTGAAACAAGCCATCATCATTGCGATGATCTTTGAATTTGCGGGTGCATATCTTGCAGGCGGTGAAGTAACCGACACTATCCGTAAAGGTGTTATCGAAACATCTCTCTTTGCTCACCAGCCTGATGTCCTTGTCTACGGCATGATGTCAGCGTTACTTGCGGCGGGAACTTGGCTTCTGCTAGCTTCCTACATGGGGTGGCCGGTATCAACGACTCACTCAATTATCGGTGCGATCATCGGTTTTGCGTGTGTATCTGTAGGTACAGAAGCGGTGGACTGGGGGAGTGTTCAGGGCATTGTCGGTAGTTGGATCATTACACCAGTTATCTCCGGTTTCTTTGCATACGTGATTTTTGTCAGCGCACAACGCCTGATTTTTGATACAGAAAATCCACTGTTTAATGCAAAACGCTTTGTGCCAGTTTACATGTTCATCACCACAATGGTGATTGCACTGGTTACCATCAAAAAAGGTCTTAAGCACGTTGGTCTTCATCTGACTAATGGTGAAGCTTGGATGTGGGCGGCTGTGGTATCGGCACTTGTTATGGCTGGCGGTTACTTCTACATTCAGAAGAAATTTGCTAACCGTGAAGATGATCACAGCTTCTCTGGTGTTGAAGGCATCTTCAGTGTTCTAATGGTCATTACGGCTTGTGCGATGGCATTCGCACACGGCTCAAACGACGTAGCAAACGCAATTGGCCCTCTTTCCGCGGTAGTATCAACCGTTGAGCACATGGGTGAAATCACAGCGAAAAGCACAATCGCTTGGTGGATTCTGCCACTAGGCGGTATTGGTATCGTTGTAGGTCTTGCGACTCTGGGCCACAAAGTAATGGCAACCGTTGGTACAGGTATTACTGAACTAACACCAAGCCGTGGCTTTGCAGCGCAGCTAGCGACGGCATGTACGGTTGTTCTGGCATCTGGTACTGGTCTACCAATTTCAACCACTCAAACCCTGGTTGGTGCGGTTCTGGGTGTCGGTTTTGCTCGTGGTATTGCGGCACTAAACCTAGGTGTGGTTCGTAACATCGTTGCTTCATGGATTGTTACGCTACCCGCTGGCGCACTATTGGCTGTGGTATTCTTCTACGGCATTCAAGCAATGTTTGCTTAA
- a CDS encoding TIGR04211 family SH3 domain-containing protein has translation MKKLIITVLFTLLAAPTALAANRYISDDLFTFMHSGPNNTYRIIGSVDAGSQVQLLSANKESGYTQIRDSRGRTGWVQSKFVTNEESMAIRLPRIEKELAEVKEQLANARQTSDTEKAGLVTSLETRNQQISDLENKYSEISDQLTSIETENRELRAKLDTQKDDMLLKYFTYGGGVAGLGLLFGLVLPHLVPRKKRSPAGWA, from the coding sequence GTGAAAAAACTAATCATCACGGTTTTGTTTACTTTGCTAGCAGCGCCAACGGCCCTAGCTGCAAACCGTTATATTTCTGATGACCTATTCACTTTTATGCACTCAGGTCCAAACAACACTTACCGCATTATTGGTAGTGTTGACGCTGGCTCTCAAGTACAACTACTAAGCGCAAATAAAGAGAGCGGTTATACACAGATTCGTGATTCTCGTGGCCGTACTGGCTGGGTGCAAAGCAAATTTGTCACCAACGAAGAAAGCATGGCGATTCGCCTGCCTCGTATTGAAAAAGAGCTGGCTGAAGTGAAAGAACAACTGGCCAATGCTCGTCAGACTTCGGACACGGAAAAAGCCGGTCTTGTGACCTCGCTAGAAACGCGTAATCAACAAATTTCTGATCTTGAGAACAAATACTCAGAGATCAGCGACCAACTGACTTCGATTGAAACAGAAAATCGTGAGCTGCGCGCTAAACTTGATACGCAAAAAGATGACATGCTGCTGAAGTACTTTACTTACGGTGGTGGCGTTGCGGGTCTGGGTCTACTATTTGGTTTGGTGTTACCTCACCTAGTGCCACGCAAGAAGCGCTCTCCTGCGGGCTGGGCATAA
- the folK gene encoding 2-amino-4-hydroxy-6-hydroxymethyldihydropteridine diphosphokinase, whose protein sequence is MITAYIGVGTNIDREQHAKVAYTELLQLGEDLLVSPIYECEPIGFSSQNFYNFVIALRTTLSLEELSHRLREIEFKWGREENAQKYQDRTLDLDIVLFGEIISKQKPELPRSDIYKYPFVTKPLYDLEPHLIIPGDGRTVADVWLAMQPVDCLKPVSFSL, encoded by the coding sequence ATGATCACCGCTTATATCGGTGTCGGTACGAATATAGACAGAGAGCAGCATGCGAAGGTTGCTTATACAGAGCTGCTACAGCTTGGAGAAGATCTTCTTGTATCACCGATATATGAATGTGAACCAATTGGTTTCAGCAGCCAGAATTTCTACAACTTTGTGATTGCTCTGCGTACAACTTTATCATTAGAAGAGTTGAGCCATCGCCTGCGTGAGATTGAATTTAAGTGGGGGCGAGAAGAAAATGCGCAAAAGTATCAGGATCGAACACTGGATCTGGATATAGTGTTGTTTGGTGAGATCATTTCTAAGCAAAAACCTGAATTGCCTCGCAGTGATATCTATAAATATCCCTTTGTCACAAAGCCTTTGTATGATCTCGAACCACATTTGATTATTCCTGGTGATGGACGCACGGTTGCGGATGTTTGGCTCGCGATGCAGCCAGTTGATTGTCTTAAACCAGTTTCTTTTTCACTTTAA
- a CDS encoding general secretion pathway protein GspB, translated as MSIAKHASLLLLPIGISALGAAWYLEMLVPGSQSATPATPTTPARVTVKNAAAQPFEILDYPEISQLAQLPREWPSAELSGDLGTYLQPEEYASSSQGEQSPATQNQASDDDLDFTLEDIDLSSLSPDLAMKVENALSRRSEGIAPQRVAPVNDLEGNAQRWQGRLPALNLQTHMYASDAERRWVKINNVEYHQGDVVDGQITLKEIQPQAVIVDFQGEQIRIPALYEWEG; from the coding sequence ATGTCTATCGCCAAGCATGCAAGCCTGTTGCTTTTGCCTATTGGTATTTCTGCCCTAGGGGCTGCCTGGTATTTGGAGATGCTCGTTCCTGGCTCTCAGTCCGCGACGCCTGCGACACCAACAACACCAGCTCGTGTTACGGTTAAGAATGCTGCAGCACAGCCATTTGAGATATTGGACTACCCAGAAATCTCACAACTAGCACAGTTACCAAGAGAGTGGCCAAGTGCAGAGTTATCCGGTGATTTAGGGACTTATTTACAACCTGAAGAATATGCGAGCAGCTCTCAAGGAGAACAATCGCCAGCGACTCAAAATCAAGCCAGCGATGACGATTTAGATTTCACTTTGGAAGATATCGATTTATCGTCACTGTCACCGGACTTGGCGATGAAGGTTGAGAATGCATTGTCTCGCCGAAGTGAAGGAATAGCGCCACAGCGTGTGGCTCCCGTCAATGATTTGGAGGGGAATGCTCAGCGGTGGCAGGGTCGTTTGCCTGCTCTCAACTTACAAACACATATGTATGCCAGTGATGCCGAGCGTCGTTGGGTAAAAATTAATAACGTGGAATATCATCAAGGCGATGTGGTGGATGGCCAGATCACACTAAAAGAGATCCAGCCACAAGCGGTGATCGTTGATTTTCAGGGTGAGCAGATCCGGATTCCGGCCCTGTATGAGTGGGAAGGTTAA
- the folB gene encoding bifunctional dihydroneopterin aldolase/7,8-dihydroneopterin epimerase: MALDKVFIEQLEVITTIGVYDWEQQIKQKLVLDIEMAHDNKLAGKSDDVQDALDYSQVSEAVLNHIENGRFLLVERVAEEIAELIMQRFSVPWIKIRLAKPGAVPQARAVGVVIERGQA, encoded by the coding sequence ATGGCTCTGGATAAAGTGTTTATTGAACAATTAGAAGTGATCACCACGATTGGCGTGTACGATTGGGAACAGCAAATTAAACAAAAGCTGGTTCTGGATATCGAAATGGCACATGACAATAAGCTTGCTGGTAAAAGTGATGATGTTCAAGATGCATTAGATTACTCGCAAGTGAGTGAAGCAGTATTAAATCACATAGAGAATGGTCGTTTTTTATTGGTAGAACGTGTAGCGGAAGAAATAGCAGAGTTGATCATGCAACGTTTTTCGGTACCTTGGATTAAAATTCGCTTAGCAAAACCTGGTGCGGTTCCTCAAGCTCGCGCGGTAGGTGTGGTGATTGAGCGAGGTCAGGCATGA
- a CDS encoding ExeA family protein codes for MYKDFFGFVEQPFSIVPNSRYLYLSQRHKEAITHLKAGLGDGGGFAMLTGEVGTGKTTVAKAMLANLDETTKAGLILNPTFSTRDLLEAICDEFNIIYPQDATLKQLNRVIHHYLLDNHNAGWQTLLVIDEAQHLSAEVLEQLRLLTNLETETRKLLKVLLVGQPELQRLLQTTQLRQLAQRITGRYHLLPLDEKETEDYIAFRLHTAGGNQQLFNRSSTKLIAKYSHGIPRLINLICDKALNMSYHQGSAVVDKQMVLRACEEVMQFQADIYQQDNKPGQMRARRQFGWPAWGTAAIGVAAAFGVGWAAVNYMPKNPISAFVEETVAISVPESAPEPVEPVVLNDQLTDEQRELLLSQKQSNLAVNDLYKLWGYRASVRDNLCLSEAQSTMVCERRMATWPLLVKQNRPVILELNYQGEIGYVILYAVGDDKVEVLNGEHRLRLPLSWLKPMWQGNIIELWQSPLQETLRLDMQGPAIEVLDQLLAEAVSERPLGTSMFDSELKERVELFQRWQGIGVDGIAGQRTLDRLQQNVQPNAPTLASIDKEEV; via the coding sequence ATGTATAAGGACTTTTTCGGGTTTGTTGAGCAACCTTTTTCGATTGTTCCAAACTCTCGTTATTTGTATCTGAGTCAACGTCATAAAGAAGCGATTACGCACCTTAAAGCCGGGTTAGGTGATGGGGGCGGGTTTGCCATGTTGACTGGTGAAGTGGGGACAGGAAAAACCACTGTGGCAAAAGCTATGCTGGCCAACCTGGACGAGACCACTAAGGCGGGTTTGATTCTTAATCCGACTTTTTCGACTCGAGATCTTCTGGAGGCGATTTGTGATGAATTCAATATCATTTACCCGCAAGATGCGACACTGAAGCAGCTCAATCGAGTGATTCATCATTATCTGCTAGACAATCACAATGCTGGCTGGCAGACGTTACTTGTCATCGATGAAGCGCAACACCTTTCCGCTGAGGTCTTAGAGCAACTTCGTTTGTTGACCAATTTGGAAACTGAGACCAGAAAGCTACTTAAAGTCCTTTTGGTTGGCCAGCCAGAATTACAACGATTATTACAAACCACTCAGTTACGTCAGCTCGCTCAGAGAATTACTGGTCGTTATCACCTATTGCCTTTGGATGAAAAAGAAACCGAGGATTATATTGCGTTCCGACTGCACACTGCTGGAGGGAATCAACAGCTATTTAATCGCAGTTCAACCAAACTGATAGCCAAGTACAGTCACGGTATTCCCAGGTTGATTAACCTTATTTGCGATAAAGCGCTTAACATGAGTTATCACCAAGGCAGTGCTGTTGTCGATAAGCAAATGGTTTTACGCGCCTGTGAAGAAGTCATGCAGTTTCAGGCCGACATTTATCAGCAAGACAACAAACCCGGACAGATGAGGGCTCGTCGTCAGTTTGGCTGGCCTGCCTGGGGCACTGCAGCCATAGGGGTGGCAGCGGCATTCGGTGTTGGTTGGGCTGCCGTTAACTATATGCCGAAGAACCCCATTTCTGCGTTTGTAGAAGAGACCGTCGCTATCAGTGTTCCTGAGAGTGCTCCTGAGCCAGTTGAACCCGTTGTGCTAAACGATCAGCTAACTGACGAGCAACGTGAATTATTGCTGTCACAAAAACAATCCAACCTTGCAGTCAACGACCTGTACAAGTTATGGGGTTACCGAGCTTCTGTGCGCGATAACCTCTGTTTATCAGAGGCGCAATCGACCATGGTTTGTGAAAGGAGAATGGCCACATGGCCGTTGTTGGTAAAGCAAAATAGACCCGTGATCTTGGAGCTGAATTATCAAGGCGAGATCGGCTATGTGATTCTCTACGCTGTAGGCGACGATAAAGTTGAAGTGCTTAATGGTGAACATCGCTTGCGTTTACCACTTTCCTGGTTAAAACCAATGTGGCAGGGAAATATCATTGAGCTATGGCAATCGCCGCTTCAAGAAACATTGCGGTTGGATATGCAAGGGCCCGCGATTGAAGTCTTAGATCAATTGCTTGCTGAAGCAGTCAGTGAGCGGCCTTTGGGAACCTCGATGTTTGATTCTGAGTTGAAAGAACGCGTCGAACTCTTTCAGCGCTGGCAAGGCATTGGTGTTGACGGTATAGCAGGTCAGCGTACGCTAGATCGATTACAACAGAATGTGCAGCCTAATGCGCCAACGCTGGCAAGCATTGATAAGGAGGAGGTGTAA
- a CDS encoding undecaprenyl-diphosphate phosphatase codes for MSYLEAFILALIQGLTEFLPISSSAHLILPSAILGWEDQGLAFDVAVHVGTLMAVVLYFRYEVLTLFRALFASIFKGDRGKEAKLAWMIVLATIPACVFGLLMKDIIEVYLRSAYVIATTTIVFGLLLWWADKHAKQEADEYQTGWKKALFIGVTQALAMIPGTSRSGATITAALYLGFTRQAAARFSFLMSIPIITLAGSYLGMKLVTSSEPVHVGFLLTGIVTSFVSAYICIHFFLKLISRMGMTPFVIYRLILGVGLFAFLLNA; via the coding sequence ATGAGTTATTTGGAAGCCTTTATTTTGGCTCTTATTCAGGGTCTAACGGAGTTTTTGCCTATTTCCAGCTCCGCACATTTGATCCTGCCTTCCGCTATTCTTGGTTGGGAAGATCAAGGCCTTGCATTTGATGTCGCTGTTCACGTCGGGACCTTGATGGCTGTGGTGCTCTATTTCCGTTATGAAGTGCTTACGCTATTTCGGGCGTTGTTTGCCTCTATCTTTAAAGGGGATCGTGGTAAAGAAGCGAAACTGGCGTGGATGATCGTACTGGCTACGATTCCAGCCTGTGTGTTTGGTTTACTGATGAAAGATATCATCGAAGTATATCTGCGTAGTGCCTACGTGATCGCAACGACGACGATTGTGTTTGGTTTATTGCTTTGGTGGGCGGATAAACACGCGAAACAGGAAGCAGACGAATACCAGACTGGCTGGAAGAAAGCGCTATTTATTGGTGTGACTCAAGCCCTGGCGATGATCCCGGGAACCTCTCGTTCTGGTGCGACGATTACTGCAGCGCTTTACCTTGGTTTTACCCGTCAGGCCGCCGCGCGTTTCTCATTCCTGATGTCGATTCCTATCATCACTCTTGCCGGTAGTTATCTTGGTATGAAGTTGGTCACCAGTAGCGAACCCGTGCACGTTGGGTTTCTGCTGACGGGCATCGTGACATCGTTTGTGAGTGCGTACATTTGTATCCACTTCTTCCTCAAGCTGATTTCTCGTATGGGCATGACACCGTTTGTTATTTACCGTCTGATTCTGGGCGTGGGCCTATTTGCTTTTTTGCTTAATGCCTAA
- a CDS encoding inorganic triphosphatase, with amino-acid sequence METEIELKFFVSPEFSETLKEKISETKVLQHSCRDLGNTYFDTGDKWLRKHDIGLRIRRFDDVFVQTVKTAGRVVAGLHQRPEYNAEHTSDEPDLTLHPSDIWPSGKDVETLQSELTPLFSTNFTREQWLIGMPDGSQVEVAFDQGMVIAQGEEGEERQEPICEVELELKSGQTDALFTLARSFCEQGGMRLGNLSKAAKGYRLATGYAGDEVKPLALVDSRSTDTVEYCLINSLEHALSHWHYHEQIYAERECVEALREISNALRFIRQTLTIFGGVVPRRASAILRQELKWLEEELGWLDEHAHLEELLDDKGNVLRKLDARKFLVSELTQQLQELPSREEVLELLSSARYTGLLLDLSRWILARGWQPFLDEKAREKMASNIMPFSVTQLDRTWAELMEAFPAERDLSAQDYVDQRYRLLRNLYTGIGFASLYNSDERNSFRLPWADLVHGIDDLLMLNHLLPLVGMLQADEKEQLERWLHRQERSILHAMDQTRAISVEAQPYWRE; translated from the coding sequence ATGGAAACCGAAATAGAACTGAAGTTTTTTGTTTCTCCTGAATTTTCAGAAACTTTAAAGGAAAAAATTTCTGAGACAAAAGTACTTCAGCATAGTTGTCGTGACTTGGGTAACACCTACTTTGATACTGGCGATAAATGGTTAAGAAAGCATGACATTGGTTTAAGAATTCGCCGTTTTGATGATGTATTTGTTCAAACCGTGAAAACCGCAGGACGCGTCGTCGCTGGTTTACATCAAAGACCAGAATACAATGCTGAGCACACGAGCGACGAGCCGGATCTCACGCTTCATCCTTCTGACATCTGGCCTTCAGGTAAAGATGTCGAGACCTTGCAATCCGAACTTACCCCATTATTTTCGACTAACTTCACTCGTGAGCAGTGGTTAATTGGTATGCCTGATGGCAGTCAGGTTGAAGTTGCCTTTGATCAAGGCATGGTTATCGCTCAAGGTGAAGAGGGAGAAGAGAGACAAGAGCCAATTTGCGAAGTCGAACTGGAACTCAAATCCGGCCAAACCGATGCTCTGTTTACATTAGCGCGTAGCTTCTGCGAGCAAGGTGGTATGCGTCTGGGGAATTTAAGCAAAGCGGCCAAAGGCTATCGTCTGGCAACTGGCTATGCAGGCGATGAGGTAAAACCGTTGGCTTTAGTCGACAGCCGTAGCACAGACACCGTGGAATATTGTCTGATTAACTCTTTAGAGCACGCGTTGTCCCACTGGCATTACCATGAGCAAATCTATGCGGAGCGTGAGTGTGTCGAAGCATTACGCGAAATCAGCAATGCGCTGCGTTTTATCCGTCAGACCTTAACCATATTTGGTGGCGTTGTCCCACGTCGAGCCAGTGCGATTCTGCGTCAAGAACTAAAGTGGCTGGAAGAAGAGCTTGGGTGGTTAGACGAACATGCTCACCTTGAGGAGTTGCTTGATGACAAAGGAAACGTCCTGCGTAAGCTTGACGCTCGCAAGTTCTTGGTTTCTGAGCTAACCCAGCAGCTACAAGAGCTTCCAAGCCGTGAAGAAGTGCTGGAGCTATTAAGCTCAGCACGTTACACAGGCTTGTTGCTTGACCTGAGCCGTTGGATTCTTGCGCGTGGCTGGCAGCCATTCTTGGATGAAAAAGCACGTGAAAAAATGGCGAGCAACATTATGCCATTTTCTGTGACGCAGCTGGATCGCACTTGGGCGGAGTTGATGGAAGCGTTCCCGGCAGAGCGTGATTTGTCTGCGCAGGATTATGTCGATCAGCGCTACCGTTTGCTGCGTAACCTCTACACTGGAATTGGATTTGCGAGTCTGTACAACAGCGATGAGCGGAACAGCTTCCGTCTTCCGTGGGCGGATCTGGTTCATGGTATTGATGACCTGTTGATGCTGAATCACTTGTTGCCGCTGGTGGGTATGCTGCAAGCTGATGAAAAAGAGCAGCTAGAACGCTGGTTGCACCGTCAAGAGCGTTCTATCTTGCATGCGATGGATCAAACCCGCGCCATCAGCGTTGAAGCGCAGCCCTACTGGCGAGAATAA
- a CDS encoding multifunctional CCA addition/repair protein produces the protein MQVYLVGGAVRDQLLGIDHYDNDWVVVGATPEMMLSQGYTAVGKDFPVFLHPQTKEEYALARTERKSGSGYTGFECFFDQNVTLEEDLIRRDLTINAMAMDDQGKLYDPYGGQDDLNNRLLRHVSDAFIEDPLRVLRVARFAAKLAPLGFTVADDTMQLMRDMSASGELDTLTPERVWQEWHKSLSSPRPDIFLAVLHDCGALAVVLPEINALFGVPQPEKWHPEIDTGIHTLMVAEQAAKLSVSLPVRFAAQVHDLGKGTTPKNEWPSHKMHCHTGLKLIKELCERVRVPNEFRDLALMVCEQHSNIHRAAELKPQTIIKILNKFDVWRKADRLHDILICCQADHAGRKGLEDLPYPQAEIFTRAYQAAVAVDVQAIIQDGFKGPAIRDEQEKRRIEAVRVALNK, from the coding sequence GTGCAAGTTTACTTAGTAGGTGGGGCTGTCCGGGATCAATTGCTCGGAATTGATCACTATGACAACGATTGGGTGGTGGTTGGCGCGACTCCCGAAATGATGCTTTCTCAGGGATACACTGCTGTAGGGAAAGATTTTCCGGTATTTCTTCATCCGCAAACCAAAGAGGAATATGCGTTAGCCCGAACAGAGAGGAAATCAGGCTCAGGTTATACTGGCTTTGAATGCTTCTTCGATCAAAATGTCACCCTGGAAGAAGATTTGATTCGTCGTGACTTAACCATCAACGCCATGGCAATGGATGACCAGGGTAAGCTTTACGATCCCTACGGCGGTCAGGACGATCTTAACAATCGACTCCTGCGCCACGTCTCTGATGCGTTTATCGAAGATCCGCTTCGAGTTCTGCGTGTGGCCCGCTTTGCAGCCAAGCTCGCGCCATTAGGCTTTACGGTGGCAGACGATACCATGCAACTGATGCGTGATATGTCTGCATCCGGGGAGTTAGACACACTGACACCGGAACGCGTTTGGCAGGAATGGCATAAATCGCTATCTTCGCCTCGTCCCGATATTTTTCTTGCTGTACTGCATGATTGCGGCGCACTGGCGGTTGTCCTGCCAGAAATTAACGCACTGTTTGGCGTGCCTCAACCTGAGAAATGGCATCCTGAAATTGATACTGGCATTCACACCTTAATGGTTGCAGAACAAGCGGCGAAGCTCAGCGTTTCTCTGCCAGTTCGTTTTGCGGCACAAGTGCATGATCTTGGCAAAGGAACAACGCCAAAGAATGAATGGCCGAGCCACAAAATGCACTGCCATACGGGCCTTAAACTGATCAAGGAACTGTGTGAACGTGTCCGTGTCCCCAATGAGTTTCGTGATTTGGCTTTGATGGTCTGCGAACAGCATTCCAACATTCACCGAGCAGCCGAGTTAAAACCGCAAACCATCATCAAAATACTCAACAAGTTTGATGTATGGCGTAAAGCCGATCGACTGCATGATATTTTAATCTGCTGTCAGGCTGACCATGCAGGTCGAAAAGGGTTAGAAGATCTGCCTTATCCTCAAGCGGAGATTTTTACCCGAGCTTACCAAGCCGCAGTAGCCGTGGATGTTCAGGCTATCATTCAGGACGGATTTAAAGGGCCGGCGATTCGAGATGAACAAGAAAAGCGGCGGATTGAAGCGGTAAGAGTCGCTTTGAATAAGTGA
- a CDS encoding TIGR00153 family protein, producing the protein MPVNTIMGLFAKSPIKPLQRHVVCVNECCSHLVKFFEVSSKGDWEKAAEIRAQISHLEKEADVLKREIRLKLPRGLFMPVDRTDMLELLTQQDKLANLAKDIAGRVYGRQLVIPEALQPNFLAYVQRCLDAANQAQKVINELDELLETGFKGREVTLVAEMIHQLDVIEDDTDAMQIELRQQLMAIESDMNPIDVMFLYKILEWVGGIADQAQRVGARLEVMLSRS; encoded by the coding sequence ATGCCAGTAAATACAATTATGGGGTTATTTGCAAAGTCCCCTATAAAGCCTTTGCAACGCCACGTTGTCTGTGTCAACGAATGTTGTTCACACCTGGTGAAATTCTTTGAAGTTTCTTCAAAGGGTGACTGGGAAAAAGCAGCAGAAATCCGTGCTCAAATCTCTCATCTTGAGAAAGAAGCGGATGTTCTGAAACGTGAAATCCGTCTAAAACTGCCTCGCGGTTTGTTTATGCCAGTAGACCGTACTGACATGCTTGAGCTTCTAACTCAACAAGACAAGCTTGCTAACTTGGCAAAAGACATTGCTGGCCGTGTATATGGTCGTCAACTTGTCATTCCAGAGGCTCTCCAGCCAAATTTCCTCGCTTACGTTCAACGTTGTCTTGATGCGGCTAATCAGGCGCAAAAGGTAATTAATGAACTTGATGAATTGTTAGAGACTGGCTTTAAAGGCCGTGAAGTAACACTCGTTGCTGAAATGATTCATCAGTTAGACGTCATCGAAGATGATACCGATGCGATGCAGATTGAACTTCGTCAACAACTGATGGCGATTGAATCTGACATGAACCCTATCGATGTCATGTTCTTGTATAAGATTCTTGAATGGGTAGGTGGTATTGCCGACCAAGCGCAGCGCGTAGGTGCTCGTTTGGAAGTCATGCTATCTCGATCTTAA
- a CDS encoding ion transporter, whose amino-acid sequence MKNNDIKDSTRPMGLLSLVLSFLALFVTSGLLFFSIDRETRQVLIGLDFIICSIFILQLTIDLIRATNRWTFLKLHWIDFIASIPMIEPLRFARVFHILRMILVLRSSRFILHQLKENRRETTVASILLLMVILITLGSSTMLFIEAKDPAANIRTGADALWWVFVTISTVGYGDHYPVTSGGKFLAVVIIVCGVGIFGMISGLVTSIVTAPTKQEDHRTQHTERMLSKLLEQQETLLNRIHELEMQQQEQQSPKEK is encoded by the coding sequence ATGAAAAACAACGATATCAAAGACAGCACACGTCCAATGGGACTTTTGTCATTAGTTCTGTCCTTTTTGGCATTATTTGTGACCTCAGGCCTGTTATTTTTTTCGATCGATCGCGAAACCCGTCAAGTACTTATCGGTCTGGACTTCATAATCTGTAGTATTTTTATCTTACAACTCACCATTGATTTGATCCGCGCCACAAATCGGTGGACGTTCCTTAAGCTCCATTGGATAGATTTTATTGCCAGTATCCCAATGATCGAGCCATTACGCTTTGCCAGAGTCTTTCATATTTTGCGTATGATACTGGTACTGCGCTCTTCTAGATTCATTCTCCATCAACTCAAAGAGAACCGTCGAGAGACAACCGTCGCCTCCATCCTATTGTTGATGGTGATTTTAATTACTTTAGGCTCTAGCACGATGCTGTTCATTGAAGCCAAAGATCCTGCAGCCAATATTCGTACAGGGGCTGACGCTTTATGGTGGGTGTTTGTGACTATTTCGACCGTAGGATATGGCGATCATTATCCGGTGACCAGTGGTGGTAAATTCCTGGCTGTAGTGATCATTGTTTGTGGCGTGGGGATCTTCGGTATGATCTCAGGTTTAGTCACGTCAATCGTGACCGCGCCAACCAAGCAGGAAGATCACCGTACTCAACATACTGAGCGCATGTTGAGTAAACTCCTCGAGCAGCAGGAAACACTACTTAATCGGATTCATGAACTGGAAATGCAGCAACAAGAGCAACAGAGTCCAAAAGAAAAATAG